In the Micromonospora narathiwatensis genome, one interval contains:
- the prcA gene encoding proteasome subunit alpha: protein MAMQFYASPEQIMRDRSELARKGIARGRSAVVLSYEGGVLFVAENLSSTLHKVSEIYDRIGFAAVGRYNEFENLRRAGVRMADLNGLSYDRRDVTGLALANAFAQTLGAIFTEQSKPFEVEICVAEVGATPDDDSLYRLTYDGSVNDEPGRMAMGGQAEAITGVLKNEHRPDMSLSEAVRAAVKALGSVGGEGGAARAIAANQMEVAVLDRRRIGRTFRRVTGAALTALLEGDASADTAPAPGRAQTPTVPTEEAKKPITSAGSADLEGQQQEEQPGE from the coding sequence GTGGCCATGCAGTTCTACGCCTCGCCCGAGCAGATCATGCGCGACCGCTCCGAGTTGGCCCGCAAGGGCATCGCCCGGGGCCGCAGCGCGGTGGTCCTGAGCTACGAGGGCGGGGTGCTCTTCGTCGCGGAGAATCTGTCCAGCACCCTGCACAAGGTCAGCGAGATCTACGACCGGATCGGCTTCGCCGCGGTGGGCCGGTACAACGAGTTCGAGAACCTGCGCCGCGCCGGGGTGCGGATGGCCGACCTGAACGGCCTGAGCTACGACCGGCGGGACGTGACCGGCCTGGCCCTGGCCAACGCGTTCGCGCAGACGCTGGGCGCGATCTTCACCGAGCAGTCGAAGCCGTTCGAGGTGGAGATCTGCGTGGCGGAGGTGGGCGCGACCCCGGACGACGACTCGCTCTACCGGTTGACCTATGACGGGTCGGTCAACGATGAGCCGGGCCGGATGGCGATGGGCGGTCAGGCCGAGGCGATCACCGGGGTGCTGAAGAACGAGCACCGGCCGGACATGTCGCTGTCGGAGGCGGTACGGGCCGCGGTCAAGGCGCTGGGCAGCGTCGGCGGGGAGGGCGGGGCGGCCCGTGCCATCGCCGCCAACCAGATGGAGGTGGCGGTCCTGGACCGGCGCCGGATCGGGCGTACGTTCCGGCGGGTGACCGGGGCGGCGCTGACCGCGTTGCTGGAGGGGGACGCGAGCGCGGACACCGCGCCGGCGCCGGGGCGGGCGCAGACCCCCACGGTGCCCACCGAGGAGGCGAAGAAGCCGATCACGTCGGCCGGCTCGGCGGACCTGGAGGGCCAGCAGCAGGAGGAGCAGCCCGGGGAGTGA